Proteins encoded together in one Chryseobacterium sp. G0201 window:
- a CDS encoding 3'-5' exonuclease, with protein sequence MIQNIPLDRVLFLDIETVTGTGSWEELPETEQKLWDKKTKFQRKDEATAEEFYPERAGIMAEFGKIICITIGMIEKNDTLKIKSFANDDEKKMLIEFGEIFNSPRLRDVILCAHNGKEFDFPWIARRFLINGMQPPNPFQMFGKKPWEIPHIDTMELWKFGDYKSFISLELLAHVFGIPTPKDDIDGSMVSSIYYIEKDLQRIVDYCEKDVLTLANVFRRMRQEDLLKRNINLD encoded by the coding sequence ATGATACAAAATATTCCATTAGACAGAGTTTTATTCCTTGATATTGAGACCGTTACGGGAACAGGTTCTTGGGAAGAGCTTCCCGAAACAGAACAAAAACTTTGGGATAAAAAAACAAAATTTCAGAGGAAAGATGAAGCTACAGCAGAAGAATTTTATCCTGAAAGAGCCGGAATTATGGCCGAATTCGGAAAAATAATCTGCATCACCATCGGAATGATCGAAAAAAATGACACGTTAAAGATCAAAAGTTTCGCAAATGATGATGAAAAGAAAATGTTGATAGAATTTGGTGAAATATTCAACAGTCCAAGGCTTCGTGACGTGATCCTTTGTGCCCACAACGGAAAGGAATTTGACTTCCCGTGGATCGCAAGACGCTTTCTGATTAACGGAATGCAACCGCCCAATCCTTTTCAGATGTTTGGGAAAAAACCTTGGGAAATCCCCCATATAGACACGATGGAATTATGGAAGTTCGGAGACTATAAAAGCTTCATTTCTTTAGAATTACTTGCCCATGTTTTCGGAATTCCGACTCCGAAAGATGATATCGACGGTTCAATGGTTTCATCAATCTATTACATAGAAAAAGACTTGCAAAGAATAGTCGACTATTGTGAAAAAGATGTCTTAACTTTGGCAAATGTTTTCCGACGAATGCGTCAGGAAGATTTGTTGAAAAGGAATATCAATCTAGATTAA
- a CDS encoding T9SS type A sorting domain-containing protein, with product MKTKLIFLAFCLFLSIVKLQAQCTPTITSPRLGTMFQNSVVFCHAETETLSTTQTYGSYQWYKQQWDWQSPNPNPWVAISGATSQTLTINGTDDMLYYFKVEVTDGDCIAESPAILADGYAYGLPFMMVDLTPGTYEEVQPGEYNVCQGATVQLNNGFPVVYGNHTWFKCLPSNNPPSPTDPCIIAGATGDSYVASASGEYGFYACTEYCPSQCEMLSDIAFIKLNFGNWSFCTLGTGETKPKENILKLYPNPTTQFLYIGKESDKTYNNVSIVDMSGKLVLQKKSHQYNEAIDVSSFVPGTYMIVSKTLDGKVYKNKFIKK from the coding sequence ATGAAGACAAAATTAATTTTTTTAGCATTTTGCCTATTCCTGAGCATTGTAAAATTACAGGCTCAATGCACACCTACAATCACAAGCCCGAGACTTGGGACAATGTTTCAGAACAGCGTCGTTTTTTGTCATGCAGAAACTGAAACGCTTTCTACAACACAAACTTACGGAAGTTATCAATGGTACAAACAGCAGTGGGACTGGCAGTCTCCAAATCCAAATCCGTGGGTTGCCATATCGGGAGCGACATCACAGACATTGACGATCAATGGTACAGATGACATGCTTTATTATTTTAAAGTTGAAGTTACAGACGGAGACTGTATAGCAGAGAGTCCCGCGATTCTTGCAGATGGATATGCTTATGGGCTTCCATTCATGATGGTAGATCTTACGCCCGGAACTTACGAAGAAGTACAGCCCGGAGAATACAATGTTTGCCAGGGAGCAACCGTACAGCTTAATAACGGATTCCCAGTGGTATACGGAAATCACACTTGGTTTAAATGTCTTCCAAGCAATAATCCTCCTTCACCCACAGATCCTTGTATCATCGCCGGAGCAACGGGAGATTCTTATGTTGCAAGTGCTTCCGGAGAATACGGATTTTATGCCTGTACAGAATATTGCCCTAGCCAATGTGAAATGTTGAGTGATATAGCATTTATTAAACTTAATTTCGGAAACTGGAGCTTTTGTACTTTAGGAACAGGTGAAACCAAACCAAAAGAAAATATTTTAAAATTATACCCAAATCCGACAACACAGTTCTTATACATCGGAAAGGAGTCTGATAAAACATATAATAATGTTTCTATTGTTGATATGTCCGGAAAACTTGTTTTACAGAAAAAAAGCCATCAGTATAATGAAGCGATCGATGTAAGTAGTTTTGTTCCGGGGACTTATATGATTGTTTCTAAAACGCTGGATGGAAAAGTATATAAAAATAAATTCATAAAGAAATAG
- the pepT gene encoding peptidase T, which yields MSTIEFNQLWKEKLLNRFLNYVKIYSTSDAESETTPSTERQWDIARYIVEELKTIGLENVSIDDNGYIMGYVPSNLENDDRPTIGFISHYDTSPDFSGENVKPQVWENYDGNDLVLNQTTGFTLSPSKFESLKQYTGQTLITTDGNTLLGADDKAGCAEIVTAAEYLIAHPEIKHGRVAVGFTPDEEIGRGAHKFDVAKFGAEFAYTMDGSEVGELEYENFNAAGAVVKIHGLSVHPGYAFGKMVNAGLLAAEFIQLLPANETPATTKGFDGFYHLMDITADISEAKLQYIIRDHDEEKYEARKKFMEEKVAEFNQKHGEGTAEVEIKEQYRNMKQQFEGKMHIIDLAAKAMKEANIEPKIKAIRGGTDGAQLSYMGLPCPNIFAGGMNFHGPYEYVALESMEKAMEVIINIVKK from the coding sequence ATGAGTACAATAGAATTCAACCAATTGTGGAAAGAAAAGTTACTGAACCGTTTTCTTAATTATGTAAAAATATACTCAACGAGCGATGCAGAAAGTGAAACAACACCTTCTACAGAAAGGCAGTGGGACATCGCAAGATATATTGTTGAGGAACTTAAAACTATAGGTTTAGAAAATGTTTCGATTGATGATAACGGTTATATTATGGGCTACGTCCCATCTAACCTTGAAAATGATGACAGGCCAACGATTGGATTTATTTCACATTATGATACTTCACCAGATTTCAGTGGTGAAAATGTAAAACCTCAGGTTTGGGAAAATTACGATGGAAATGATTTAGTTTTAAACCAGACAACAGGATTCACTTTATCTCCTTCAAAATTCGAAAGCTTAAAACAATATACCGGTCAGACTTTAATTACAACTGACGGAAATACTCTTTTGGGAGCTGATGACAAAGCAGGTTGTGCAGAAATTGTAACGGCTGCGGAATATCTGATCGCGCATCCGGAAATCAAGCACGGAAGAGTTGCTGTAGGATTTACTCCTGATGAAGAAATCGGAAGAGGGGCACATAAATTTGATGTTGCAAAATTCGGGGCAGAATTTGCTTATACAATGGACGGAAGTGAAGTTGGGGAATTAGAATATGAAAACTTCAACGCTGCTGGCGCTGTGGTGAAAATCCATGGATTGAGTGTACACCCAGGCTATGCTTTCGGAAAAATGGTGAATGCTGGTCTTTTAGCAGCTGAATTTATTCAATTACTTCCGGCAAATGAAACTCCGGCAACGACGAAAGGTTTTGACGGTTTTTATCATTTAATGGATATTACCGCTGATATTTCTGAAGCTAAACTTCAATACATCATCCGTGATCATGATGAAGAAAAATATGAAGCGAGAAAGAAATTCATGGAGGAAAAAGTTGCTGAATTCAACCAAAAACATGGAGAAGGAACCGCTGAAGTGGAGATCAAGGAACAATACCGTAACATGAAGCAGCAGTTTGAAGGAAAGATGCACATCATCGATCTTGCTGCAAAAGCGATGAAAGAAGCGAACATTGAACCTAAGATCAAAGCAATCAGAGGCGGAACAGACGGAGCTCAGCTATCTTACATGGGACTTCCTTGTCCGAATATTTTTGCAGGTGGAATGAACTTCCATGGACCTTACGAGTACGTTGCTTTGGAAAGTATGGAGAAAGCAATGGAGGTTATTATTAATATTGTAAAAAAATAA
- a CDS encoding hydroxymethylglutaryl-CoA lyase has product MFLTECPRDAMQGWGEFIPTDKKIDYINSLMEVGYDILDCLSFVSPKAIPQLADSDEVAENIDKSLSNTKVSAIIGNYRGAEKALKHQSVDILGFPFSISETFQHRNTNKSQEEAFNEIIKMLELTKSENRELNIYFSMAFGNPYGEMWKWEDVDFWAQRFSEIGIKNILLSDTTGVATPETISLLFEKIPSKYPEINFGGHFHNRYEDSYSKLKAAYDKGCRRFDSAIKGIGGCPMAKDDLVGNMPTEQVINFMSVEKIDHKLNLLNFESSYNRAKDIFHF; this is encoded by the coding sequence ATGTTTCTAACTGAATGTCCGAGAGATGCAATGCAGGGTTGGGGAGAATTTATCCCTACTGACAAAAAAATAGACTATATCAACTCCTTGATGGAAGTTGGGTATGATATACTGGATTGTCTGAGTTTTGTTTCTCCAAAAGCAATTCCTCAGCTTGCTGATTCTGATGAGGTTGCCGAAAATATCGACAAATCTTTATCCAACACAAAAGTTTCTGCGATCATCGGAAATTACAGAGGTGCCGAGAAAGCATTGAAGCATCAATCTGTTGATATTCTGGGTTTCCCGTTCTCTATTTCCGAAACTTTTCAGCATAGAAATACGAATAAAAGTCAGGAAGAAGCTTTTAATGAAATTATTAAAATGCTTGAACTGACGAAAAGCGAAAATAGAGAATTAAACATCTATTTTTCAATGGCTTTCGGAAATCCGTACGGCGAAATGTGGAAATGGGAAGATGTAGATTTCTGGGCACAAAGGTTTTCGGAAATTGGAATTAAAAACATCTTACTTTCTGATACAACGGGAGTTGCAACGCCAGAAACGATCTCTCTTTTATTCGAAAAAATACCTTCAAAATATCCTGAAATCAATTTCGGAGGACATTTTCATAACCGATATGAAGATTCTTATTCGAAACTAAAAGCAGCTTACGATAAAGGCTGTAGAAGATTCGACAGTGCGATTAAAGGAATCGGCGGTTGCCCGATGGCAAAAGATGATCTGGTAGGAAATATGCCTACAGAACAGGTGATCAATTTTATGAGCGTTGAAAAAATAGATCACAAATTAAATTTATTAAACTTCGAAAGTTCTTATAACAGAGCGAAGGATATTTTTCATTTTTGA
- a CDS encoding REP-associated tyrosine transposase: protein MKEGYIIRDQERPHFITCTVVDWVDVFTRKVYRDVIIESLEYCKKHKGLVLYGYVIMSNHIHLIIQSKEGKLSDLIRDFKKFTSKNILEKIQIEPESRREWMLERFSKATESHTRNKTYQFWQYGNHAEEIYTLHFLWDKLNYIHLNPIRAGLVDKAYNYLYSSASNYVLGNGLLDVELADNPVIDVTKKNEFWKYNNYNE, encoded by the coding sequence GTGAAAGAAGGATATATTATAAGAGATCAGGAGAGACCGCATTTCATAACCTGTACAGTTGTGGATTGGGTTGATGTTTTCACAAGAAAAGTTTATAGAGATGTAATAATTGAGTCTTTAGAATATTGTAAAAAACATAAAGGTCTTGTACTGTACGGCTACGTCATAATGAGTAATCATATTCATTTAATTATACAATCGAAAGAAGGTAAGTTATCAGATTTAATCAGAGATTTTAAAAAGTTTACATCAAAGAATATTTTAGAGAAGATACAAATAGAACCCGAAAGTAGGCGAGAATGGATGCTGGAAAGATTTTCCAAAGCAACAGAAAGCCATACTAGAAATAAAACGTATCAATTTTGGCAGTACGGAAATCATGCAGAGGAAATATATACATTACATTTTTTATGGGATAAGCTTAATTATATTCATCTAAATCCTATAAGGGCGGGTTTAGTTGATAAGGCGTATAATTATCTATACTCGTCAGCAAGTAATTATGTTCTGGGAAATGGATTATTGGATGTAGAATTAGCAGATAATCCTGTGATTGATGTAACTAAGAAAAATGAGTTTTGGAAATATAATAATTATAATGAATAG
- a CDS encoding tRNA-binding protein, with protein MTIKPEISWQDFEKLDIRTGTIISVTDFEKARNPSYQLEIDFGDLGIKKSAAQITSLYQKEDLIGQQILAVVNFPKKQIANFFSECLVLGVYGEDSKDITLLSPSLPTKNGLQVG; from the coding sequence ATGACAATAAAACCCGAAATCTCTTGGCAAGATTTTGAAAAATTAGATATCAGAACGGGAACGATAATTTCAGTAACCGATTTTGAAAAAGCTAGAAATCCATCCTATCAATTAGAAATTGATTTTGGAGATTTAGGTATAAAAAAATCTGCAGCCCAAATAACCTCTCTTTATCAGAAAGAAGATTTAATCGGACAGCAAATTTTAGCTGTCGTTAATTTTCCAAAGAAACAAATTGCCAACTTTTTCAGCGAATGTCTGGTTTTAGGAGTTTATGGCGAAGATTCAAAAGACATTACACTTTTATCACCTTCTCTTCCGACAAAAAACGGATTGCAGGTTGGTTAA
- a CDS encoding SUF system Fe-S cluster assembly protein, producing the protein MKFTDDQIADIGEEIIGVLKTVYDPEIPVDIYELGLIYDVQISEDGDVKIIMTLTTPNCPVAETLPQEVKDKVAEVENVKSVDLELTFEPSWNKDMMSEEAKFELGML; encoded by the coding sequence ATGAAATTTACAGACGATCAAATTGCCGATATAGGAGAAGAAATCATTGGAGTATTAAAAACCGTTTATGACCCGGAAATTCCGGTGGATATTTATGAATTGGGGCTTATTTATGATGTTCAGATCTCTGAGGATGGCGATGTAAAAATTATCATGACCCTTACTACTCCCAACTGTCCGGTTGCAGAAACGCTTCCACAGGAGGTTAAAGACAAGGTTGCGGAAGTAGAAAATGTGAAAAGTGTAGATTTAGAGCTTACTTTTGAGCCTAGCTGGAACAAGGATATGATGAGCGAAGAAGCGAAGTTTGAATTAGGAATGCTTTAA
- a CDS encoding DUF3472 domain-containing protein produces the protein MKIKLLFTTFMVFSFGFLFSANYSRNLSHYPPSNEVALAGNAFITYSPAGAPEVITSNGLANWVNPNTIISTYLKVSNAGTLTLSLKARVPSGSSTAKITVNGVSQTITMTGSTYTEYPVGDFTVSTPGYVKIDLQGVTKTGGYFGDASHFIFSGSATTGTNIFSNDTSYYYWARRGPSCHLGYVIPTTNNVSYYYNEVTVPVGEDKVGSYFMANGFQQGYFGMQVNSSTERRILFSVWSPFPTDDPNNIPEDHKITLNCKGTNVITGQFGNEGSGGQSYLQYNWQAGVTYKFLVKGEPDGTGKTDYTAWFFAPESGTWKIIASWKRPYTDTYLKGFYSFVENFTPNSGYMGRRAEYGNQWIKTQQGQWMPINQAKFTADATYTANQRIDAYGGTINNKFYLKNGGFFNETIPLNTILTTATPTQSPDINPADLPGCQTLSVSDIENPNTIQISPNPATNFIKVSGLKDNTYKYKIFGTDGRMIMNGETNGSEISLGQLIKGNYILCLFSKNNEMKGNFKFTKN, from the coding sequence ATGAAAATAAAATTACTGTTTACCACATTCATGGTATTCTCTTTCGGCTTTCTTTTTTCAGCAAATTACAGCAGGAATTTAAGTCACTATCCTCCTTCCAATGAGGTTGCTTTAGCAGGAAACGCATTTATAACCTATTCACCAGCAGGTGCACCAGAAGTGATCACTTCCAATGGATTAGCCAATTGGGTTAATCCAAATACCATAATCAGCACCTATTTAAAAGTTTCGAATGCGGGAACTCTTACCCTCAGTCTGAAAGCACGTGTTCCTTCAGGAAGCAGTACAGCAAAAATCACAGTAAATGGTGTTTCTCAGACCATTACCATGACCGGATCAACATATACGGAATATCCTGTGGGAGATTTCACCGTTTCAACTCCTGGTTACGTAAAAATAGATCTCCAAGGTGTCACGAAAACTGGAGGTTATTTCGGAGATGCTTCTCATTTTATTTTTTCGGGTTCTGCAACTACAGGGACCAATATTTTCAGCAATGATACCAGTTATTATTATTGGGCAAGAAGAGGGCCTTCATGTCATTTAGGATATGTAATTCCTACTACAAATAATGTTTCTTATTATTATAATGAAGTAACAGTTCCTGTAGGGGAAGACAAAGTTGGTTCTTATTTTATGGCCAATGGTTTTCAGCAAGGATATTTTGGAATGCAGGTAAATTCCAGCACAGAAAGACGAATTTTATTCTCTGTCTGGAGCCCATTTCCTACAGATGATCCCAACAATATTCCGGAAGATCACAAAATAACTTTAAATTGTAAGGGAACCAATGTAATAACGGGACAATTCGGAAACGAAGGTTCTGGCGGACAAAGCTATCTGCAATACAATTGGCAAGCCGGAGTTACCTACAAGTTTCTAGTAAAAGGAGAACCGGACGGAACGGGAAAAACAGATTACACAGCATGGTTTTTTGCTCCCGAATCAGGTACATGGAAAATTATTGCAAGCTGGAAAAGACCTTACACAGACACTTATTTAAAAGGATTTTACAGCTTTGTAGAAAACTTCACCCCCAACTCCGGTTATATGGGAAGAAGAGCAGAGTATGGAAATCAGTGGATAAAAACACAGCAGGGACAATGGATGCCTATTAATCAGGCAAAATTTACAGCTGATGCCACTTATACTGCCAATCAAAGAATAGATGCTTACGGAGGGACGATCAACAATAAATTTTATTTAAAAAATGGCGGGTTTTTCAATGAAACAATTCCTTTAAATACAATATTAACTACTGCCACTCCTACGCAAAGTCCTGATATAAACCCTGCAGATCTGCCAGGTTGCCAGACTTTATCTGTATCTGATATTGAAAACCCGAACACTATACAAATTTCCCCTAATCCTGCAACAAACTTTATAAAAGTAAGCGGTTTAAAAGATAATACCTATAAATACAAAATATTTGGTACAGATGGAAGAATGATCATGAATGGAGAAACTAACGGAAGCGAAATTTCCCTTGGACAATTGATAAAAGGAAACTACATACTCTGTCTGTTTAGTAAAAACAATGAGATGAAAGGCAACTTTAAATTTACTAAAAATTAA
- a CDS encoding sulfurtransferase has protein sequence MSPIISPSEFKNLPTANLIILDARAGKDIYQNYLEKHIKGARFIDLDKDLAEIGEDAAFGGRHPLPDIEKFAETLSNLGISEDSHVVIYDDKNGANAAARAWWMLRSFGLKNVQVLDGGFQTAEINEVDFSSGKETFEKSDVIKKDSWLLPTSTLESVENELTNDSSTVIDVRDAYRYNGESEPIDLVAGHIPGAINIPFSENLDENGNFLKPDILKEKYSKLLENKPSNLIIHCGSGVTACHTILALEYAGFQMSNLYVGSWSEWSRREGKEIAREV, from the coding sequence ATGTCACCAATAATCTCACCATCCGAATTTAAAAATCTTCCAACAGCAAATCTCATCATTCTTGATGCAAGAGCAGGAAAAGATATATATCAAAACTATCTTGAAAAGCACATTAAAGGAGCAAGATTCATCGATTTAGATAAAGATTTAGCCGAGATTGGAGAAGATGCAGCTTTTGGTGGAAGACATCCTCTTCCGGATATTGAAAAATTTGCAGAAACATTGTCAAATCTTGGAATTTCAGAAGATTCTCATGTTGTTATTTATGATGATAAAAACGGAGCGAATGCGGCGGCAAGAGCTTGGTGGATGTTAAGATCTTTTGGATTAAAAAATGTTCAGGTTTTAGATGGAGGTTTTCAAACTGCTGAAATAAATGAAGTAGACTTTTCATCAGGTAAAGAAACTTTTGAAAAATCAGATGTAATTAAAAAAGATAGTTGGCTTCTTCCAACTTCAACGTTAGAAAGTGTTGAAAATGAATTGACAAACGATTCTTCAACAGTAATTGATGTAAGAGATGCTTACCGATATAATGGTGAATCTGAGCCTATTGATTTGGTTGCGGGACACATTCCCGGCGCAATCAATATTCCCTTTTCTGAAAATCTTGACGAAAATGGAAACTTCTTAAAACCAGACATTTTAAAAGAAAAATATTCAAAATTATTAGAAAATAAACCTAGTAATTTAATCATTCATTGTGGATCTGGAGTTACAGCATGTCATACGATTTTAGCTTTAGAATATGCTGGTTTTCAAATGTCTAACTTGTATGTTGGCTCATGGAGTGAATGGAGCAGAAGAGAAGGGAAAGAAATTGCTAGAGAGGTTTAA
- a CDS encoding outer membrane beta-barrel protein, which yields MSNQWLNDMRRKMEDHTDDVPEGLWDNIKDDLFSEDDKIAGFPIIGNDLKAENKNTSTFRSKKLIYRISAVAAVIAMFFIGGKIFDFYNNEKEDLPKITNSKNGNKAESTDRLSENQNLSIKNQNLNNSDLFRGNSSSNIITSNKNSSKNSLNEILNTHNEIFKNGINHSGNQNINTITDIIDHNNKIAQQENVIIGNNQSINDIKEPFSQEEKEYKDKFESIQKEKIAKKQSKKPWMLSLLTGNTSGSSSEQFPGYATLSGSPMNVDDLFYASSEGNPFVQVLLANQNKEVEARIRHKVPVTLGVSMYYSLGKKWGIGTGINYTKLSSELRSGSDANLIKSDQSVHYIGVPVQVNYNVIKKGAFTGYVTAGAIVEKAVAGGVTTKYIVNNEVKEENKEGLEAKPVQFSVNSGVGLQVKVVNKIGIYAEPGIGYHFKDDSSLNTIYKEKPLNFNVKFGIRLLID from the coding sequence ATGAGTAATCAGTGGTTGAATGATATGCGCAGAAAAATGGAAGATCATACAGATGATGTTCCGGAAGGATTGTGGGACAATATTAAAGATGATCTGTTCTCTGAAGATGATAAAATAGCAGGATTTCCTATCATTGGAAATGATTTGAAGGCGGAAAATAAAAATACATCTACGTTTAGATCTAAAAAATTAATATACCGGATCAGTGCTGTTGCGGCTGTGATTGCAATGTTTTTTATTGGTGGAAAAATATTCGATTTTTATAATAATGAAAAGGAAGATTTACCAAAAATTACTAATTCTAAGAATGGAAATAAAGCAGAATCAACAGATCGCTTGTCTGAAAATCAAAATCTATCGATTAAAAATCAAAATTTAAATAATTCTGATTTATTTAGAGGAAATTCAAGTTCAAATATCATCACTTCAAATAAAAATTCATCAAAAAATAGTCTTAATGAGATTCTGAATACACATAATGAAATTTTTAAAAATGGAATTAATCATTCTGGAAATCAAAATATAAATACGATAACAGATATAATTGATCATAACAATAAAATTGCACAACAAGAAAATGTAATTATTGGTAATAATCAGTCAATCAATGATATAAAAGAACCGTTTTCACAGGAAGAAAAAGAGTATAAAGATAAATTTGAATCAATTCAAAAAGAAAAAATAGCAAAAAAACAATCCAAAAAACCTTGGATGCTGAGTTTGCTCACAGGAAATACTTCAGGAAGTTCATCAGAACAATTTCCGGGATATGCTACCTTAAGCGGAAGCCCGATGAATGTTGATGATCTTTTTTATGCAAGCTCAGAAGGAAATCCTTTTGTACAGGTGCTTTTAGCGAATCAAAATAAAGAAGTGGAAGCAAGAATAAGACATAAAGTTCCCGTTACTTTAGGTGTTTCAATGTATTATAGTTTAGGGAAAAAATGGGGAATCGGAACGGGAATTAATTATACCAAATTATCATCCGAACTTCGTTCTGGGAGTGATGCTAATTTAATAAAAAGCGATCAGTCGGTTCATTATATCGGTGTTCCTGTGCAGGTAAATTATAACGTGATTAAGAAAGGAGCATTTACAGGATACGTCACTGCCGGAGCCATTGTTGAAAAGGCGGTTGCCGGAGGTGTCACCACAAAGTACATTGTAAATAATGAAGTAAAAGAAGAAAATAAAGAAGGATTGGAGGCAAAACCGGTTCAGTTTTCTGTTAACAGCGGAGTAGGATTACAGGTAAAAGTTGTCAATAAAATAGGGATTTATGCAGAGCCGGGTATCGGCTATCATTTCAAAGATGACAGTTCACTCAATACAATATATAAAGAAAAACCATTAAATTTTAATGTAAAGTTCGGGATTAGATTGTTGATCGACTGA
- a CDS encoding DUF4840 domain-containing protein, giving the protein MKKLTVLKAFMVVLVAFAAMSLTSCNNDSYNPVPVKLEDVNGNYKAKLFIQQGNKGPVVEKIINFSAKDTIVTFKDFPIREIVKSVVKDPVKTDTALAKIGKFEYKLNYTSKINTEQNIVELTFAPKKLNIQIPVDGVTKNAVVTVVAKQKGFFVGQDWSLRFGLVAEKIIVDGVELAPFETIKYDIPYSIKN; this is encoded by the coding sequence ATGAAGAAATTAACAGTACTTAAGGCTTTTATGGTCGTTTTGGTTGCGTTTGCAGCGATGTCTTTAACATCTTGTAATAATGATAGTTATAACCCTGTTCCGGTGAAGCTTGAAGATGTCAATGGCAACTATAAGGCAAAACTTTTTATACAGCAGGGAAATAAAGGACCTGTTGTGGAGAAAATTATCAACTTTTCAGCAAAGGATACGATAGTTACTTTTAAAGATTTCCCAATCAGAGAAATTGTAAAATCTGTAGTAAAAGATCCTGTGAAAACAGATACGGCATTAGCTAAAATCGGAAAATTTGAATATAAACTTAATTATACTTCAAAAATTAATACAGAACAGAATATTGTTGAGTTGACCTTTGCTCCCAAGAAGCTGAATATCCAAATTCCTGTAGACGGAGTAACTAAGAATGCTGTAGTAACAGTTGTTGCTAAACAAAAAGGTTTTTTTGTGGGACAAGATTGGTCTTTGAGATTCGGCTTGGTAGCAGAAAAAATAATAGTTGATGGTGTAGAATTAGCCCCCTTTGAAACCATTAAATATGATATTCCGTATTCTATAAAAAACTAA
- a CDS encoding RNA polymerase sigma factor, translating into MEESKEQILIKRLHLKEETAWKELFEAYSGNLTYVCSRYIIGQEDVHDVLQNSFIKMFRSIDSFEYRGNGSLRAWITRIVVTESLKYLKQNPDFKLVEDEFEIPDVPEEEPDLQEISQTTIMKMIRTLPDGYRTVFNLFVFEEKSHKEIAGILGIAENSSASQFHRAKAMLGHKIKEYKMSKTAQYE; encoded by the coding sequence ATGGAAGAAAGTAAGGAGCAGATTTTGATAAAACGCCTTCATTTGAAGGAAGAAACTGCCTGGAAGGAGCTTTTCGAAGCTTATTCCGGAAACCTTACCTATGTATGTTCACGATACATTATCGGGCAGGAAGATGTGCATGATGTTTTGCAGAACAGTTTTATAAAAATGTTTCGTTCGATAGATTCATTTGAATACAGAGGAAATGGTTCTTTAAGAGCCTGGATTACCAGAATTGTGGTGACGGAATCTTTAAAATATCTTAAGCAAAATCCTGATTTTAAACTCGTTGAAGATGAATTTGAAATACCGGATGTTCCGGAAGAAGAACCCGATCTTCAGGAAATATCCCAAACAACGATCATGAAAATGATACGAACTCTTCCCGATGGTTACAGAACCGTTTTTAACCTTTTTGTGTTTGAGGAAAAGAGTCATAAAGAAATTGCCGGGATTTTGGGAATTGCTGAAAATTCTTCGGCATCGCAATTTCATAGAGCTAAAGCGATGCTTGGTCATAAAATAAAAGAATATAAAATGTCAAAAACAGCGCAATATGAGTAA